The nucleotide window CgatacaattatttaaaaaatatataggatACAATAAGTGTAAGATacatacatatttaaaaatttataaaaattcataaaaatcacccataaaaagaacaattttcatttttggttcATTAAGAAATGGTGTTTCTATATTATACATACTTATGTGTTTCATATAGTTGTATTGGATTTTCATAAAATGGTTTAAAAGCTTGGATACTTCACCAATACGTATTAGAGCAGTATCTAAAGAGTATCAGTATACGTGAAGCAAATGGAGTTATCGGTGTTCCATAGGTTTGGTTACTTTATCAATACATATCGGTGAAGTATCCAAGAGTATCGGTATTGGATACGTATCGGACACAGATACATGAAGCAGAATGAAGTATCGGTGCTTCATAGTTGTACATTCACTTTCTCTTCTACCTTATTTTCACCCTATTTTTCTTCTATCTCTTCGATTTTCATCAAAACTATcattttctccctctttctttattttcgatttttttttctttctttctacttCTCTTATCCATACACCCATACACCTAAAAAATGGGGTGTAAGTTcaccatttttcataattataatGCAAGCGAACTCTCCCATGTAATGGACATCACGCTTGGCATTTCCAATCAGgttaaacaagaaaatatatcTTTCTATGGAGATGCTCATGACAGAATTGCTAACCAGTACATGGGCAAAACTGACCTGCGCATTAATACCTTGTTCATTCAAATATAATCTTCCATTGATGTCAAGACCCTGTTTAAAGACAAAAGTTATACTGGGAGAAAAAGTGGGATTCAAAATTAACTTCGAGTCAAAGAATGAAGTTGTCTTTATCAGCTAATGACTTCAAATTACGGTAAGGGTGAATGCATTCATAAAGAAAATGATTTTAGTAACAGCTATATTTCCTACTATGTTCAGAATAACAgaattaatgtataaattttcTCAAGCACTAGGTGattggaaaattaaaattaaagctaCAAACACAATGTAAAATAGAAAGaggtaataataaaaagaaaatgaaagcgAACCTCCAATTGCAAGAAAGAACGGTGTTTGTCGACTTCAGCTTGTGGGTCTTGGATGAATACAAAGTGGTAGAAATTGACGACCACGAAATCAAAATCCTCCCTTGAACTTGAGGGCTGCGTTAGTGGCAGTGCAGAGGGTAACAGCTTACGATGGGTAAGAGCGAGAGAAGAGGAGTTGCTGAATTTGAAGAGAGGCTTTTGGAATTGCAACACAAGACTTGTGTTGGAAAAAGAAGCAGTAACTATAGGAGCGAGAGCgagtgcatgtgcatgtgcaccGGACCCAGACACAGAGAAGACCTGGCTGCACCACCTCATCCTTTCTTGCCCCTCTATCCGATGCCACCGTGACCGAGTCTGTGAATCAGTTGTTAACAAAATCTTGGATAACAGCTAAGGCCCAAGCCCAACTCATGTTTTCTTTGCTCTTTACCTGCCTTTGATTTTCACACACCTCTCTTTCGTCTTCCCCATCCTCAACTTTTTTGTCGTTTATTATTTACCAAACAAAATCAAGTTTCCGTTATATATATTACAcaatgagaaaaaaatcattttgtagTGTGTTGAAGAGGTGTCAATTCATGTTATTTCACACTgtataacaaaaacatatttttgttgtgtattgATAAACTCAATTTTGGTCTATATTTTTATGAGGTTTCACGCACTGTTTTACATACTTTTGGCACCATAATGAATGACTTCTATATATGTATTGAATTGGAGCAAAGTTGTAAAATCTCAAAAGagcataaaaaaaactcaaagagCTGATTTTCCACTTCAGACAACAAGCATACACATGCCTGTCAAGAAGCACGCTCGTGCATGTCAAGAAGCACAACCTGTGCTTAGACCCCCACTTTTGAGAGGACTCCGCTTCGGAAAGAAGCATGGTCGCACATGTTAATATGCACAACCGTGGATATTTGGACGTCTGCCAAGTCCAATAAACTTATAAATAGTCATGTTTTTAGGTTTAAACatcattttacactttttgaactttattttttctctggAGCATTTTGGAAACTGTTGAGGGGACTACAGAACAGGAGGAGCAAGAGAATACAACgggaaatttataatattaaaataacctGATGTaaccaaaatataattaaatataaaattagaatatttaatGTTCATTCAATAAGAATTTTTAGTTattagaccagatggagagaagacaaacaattcaaGGCAGAggaagactataagagaggttatcaaaaaggatctcgaaattaatggtttggatagaagtatggtacttgatagaacattatggcggaagttgatccatgtagccgacttCACCTAATGGAATAAGGGGTTGTTATTGTTGTAttcaataagaatttttttaaaaaataatgatcgaCATCAGTCCAAAATTTAATGGACTGTTAATTTAAAATGGTATATCAATTTAAGTCATACGATCATTCACGAAAATActttattatgttatatattttctaaaaataatttattttaagatgaaaaattgaaaataatcatagtggaattaaatatgtaatgttaatttatttattaaaagaattgAAATCGTTGATTGGAATCAGTCTAAACTTTGAAtgactattaattaaaaataaactattaataaataaaaagacgAATATGtacacaaatattttaatatggCATTTATATAATAGaaagtatttaatataaaatttgccttttgaaattaattaaatgtgaaatatattttaaaaattatttcaatttaaaatagaaataatcaAAATGCAGCTAAATATAGAATGAAATATATAATGTTCATTTAATTGTTGAAAAAGATTGAATCATTGACTGACAtaattctaaaattataatatatttataatttaaaatggtcaatcaatttttttattgacatttaTGGATTAGCATTTGTCCAAAATTTAGTGGactattaatttaaaatcatcaattaatttattttcataaataatcgAATATGGAAAATAATCATATtgcaattaaatataatatagaatgtttatttattttagtgctTGAACTCCTCTTGAAGACTTGCAACCTTGTAAAACCTTAGCGAAAAATAATAACCGACACAATGTAGTGTGTAACCTTGAAATATTTAATGAGGGCACTTTTAGATAAGATATGATAACGTGGTTGATCCATTCCACGTGGTAGTGCTAGGGAAGAAGCAGTAAGCACTGAGCTTGAAGTAATAGATGGACAGCAGTCGCAATTTCTTGCTTAGTTCTCATGTGGCGCCATCCCCACCCGTCAAAGTCAAAGCACAGGAAATTCGGGTATGCACCAACCGCACCTGCCGCAGACAGGGCTCATTTCAAACCCTAGAAACTCTATCTGGCCTCGCTCCTCCAAACGTCGCCGTGAAGTCCTGCGGGTGCTTGGGGCGGTGCGGTGGCGGTCCCAATCTGGTGGTCCTGCCTGATGGCCTCATCGTTGGCCATTGCGGGACGGCTGCTCGGGCGGCGGAGGTCATAGCGACTCTGTTTGCCGGAGCTGGAGGCCATGACCCAAAGACTTGTTTAGATGCGCTTGCTTTGAGGAAGAGAGCGGAGATTGAGTTTGCCAAGCGAAACTTCACTGAGGCTGAGCTTCTACTCTCACAGGTAAGCCAACCAATCTTGATTCTCCAATTTAGTGAGATGCTTATTGGTTAGGTTATGATTGATGCATGCAGGCTATAGATTTAAAACCATTTGGTGGCATACATATCACTTTTAAATGCAGGTTTGTTAAACATCATCAATGTGACTGGTTGGTTCATAACCATTCCCTGTCAATTCCAAATtcacaaaaacatatattttgacTCGCAGGTCATTTGTAAGGCTGGAATTGGGCAACTACTCTGGTGCCCTCGAAGATGCTGAAGAGGCTTTGGCATTGGCTCCCGGTTATTCTGAGGTGACTCTGATTCTTCTATTCTTTCCTACACATTTGAAGTGGCACTCACACTGGCATTTCAATTCGTCAATTGCTTCTGATCCTCACTGATATGAAAATGTATGCTTTGGAATTGGGATTACATCGTAAGGCACCCCTTTAAAGACTAGTGGTTCATGATTGATGTCCgtatagaaaaaaagaagaaaaacttaGTTTCTGTTGAAAACTGTTTCCTACTCACCAACCAATTTCTCATCTCAAATCctttaagttttgaaaattgtttcctAGCAACGAAGAAACAGAAacaattaaaagatattttcctATCCTCTTCTTCTGTTTAAGTGCTCAAGAacaaacttttcttttaatgtACAATAAATGCAACAAGATTTGAACCTAAATCAATTTATGCAACTTTTGAAGAAGTTAAATGAGGCTTTCTTCAAATGTCTAGTGCACAAGTTTGTTTTAGTTTAttagagaaaatgaataaatttatccaaatagtTCATTGTTAAATTTACAGCCGTTTGTATAAAGTCTAGATTGGATAATTAATGATGTGCTGTCACTGCTAATCACATCGTATAAtcatttaactttttcttttttcttggggAAAGAACGCTTGCTGCCTTGCGCACCCTAAATAAATATGTTGGGAAGGTTTGAGTGATGAAGGGTAGTATGTGAAGTTAATGAAAAAATTTGTGGAAAGGTAAGGTGCAACTCTCAATAGGTTGAGCATTCTCAGCATAAGCATTTTGAAAATTCCATCTTGTTTTTTAAATCAGCTAAGTTTCTTGACCCATTGGAGGCCCACCTTTACATTTAAGTACCTGAATGCTAACTCAGTCACCTATGCACCCTTCCCCAGCTTTAGGCAGTTGGTGAAAACTAATACCTTTTGATCGTTACTGAAATCTCATGATAAAATGTCAAAGCAAGAGATTTTGGTCCTGATTTTACCTCGATACAATTTGCCTATCACCAGCGTCGGTATGTTCATTTTGCATTTGTATTTGCTGTGCCTATGTTTAACGAAACCGTTATTCAGTTAAAACTTGTGATTTAACGGTTCTTGTATAATTTAAATGTactttgttgtttattttattttgttatttcactTTGCAGGCTTATATCTGCCAAGGTGATGCCTTTTTGGCGTTGAACAAATTTGATTTGGCAGAGCAGTCATATTCAGCATCCTTAGTTATAGATCCTTCGATTCGTCATTCTAAATCATTCAAGGTAGCATTTAATCTTTGATTTCAGCTATTCTATCACGTGTATTTATTTTAGCATAAATAAGCACCTGTGGTTTTCGGGAAGGAAGATGCAACAAAACTAATGAGTGAGAACAATGATTGTATTTCCCGTGGATTTTGAGTTATGTCGAACATTaatctaaataataaaagtaaaccTAGAAACAAATGAAAGAATATTCACTTCTGGATTAATATACTCTCAAGAATCTCATATACGAGGAAAAACTcgtatttttttatgacttaattataaaaaggtTGTCGTATCTTGTAGTGTTTTTGAGAACAATATTGAGTCATTTCTGCTCGGTCTCTTCTTTCTCCTGTCCATTGTGGTGTTGGTGTATCTTGTTTGGGTTCGCCTGTTTTACTAATTTGAAGTGGCTATTCTTCTGGAACAATCGTTGTTctttaaatttgtgtttaaGCAGGCTCGGATAGCAAAACTTCAGGAAAAACTTGCTGCTGTCAAGACACTGTGAGATCTAGATAGTAAATGAAGGTCCAGTTAATTCAGATACAGTGATGTCAGAAGGAATAAAATTTTTATCAACTGTTTCCGGGCATTAAAATGCCATTTGCGTTGTATTTCAATTTTCTGGTCTCAAATATCAATTGACTATTTTTATTATCGTAGTATTTTAGAATACGACAACCAAAGGAAATGGTTTTGCAACCATTAGCCGTGGAATTATTACAACTATGagcaaatagaaaatgaaaagaaagaaaggctCCGGTGTATAGAAAGGACCTGGCcgtttctaaaaaaaatcatagaaacGATGAAATCCacccattttttatatatgtcctAATTTGTTTACTATTACTATGTTTTTTGATATCTAGTATcaatacaatttattatttgaatatttagaatatatatatatatatatatatatatatatatatatataattgtggtTGAGGGTTGAGGGGTCAGGGTTCATgggatttagggtttagggtttaaggtcTATGGTTTATGGTCTATGGTTAAAGGTTTGTGGtctagggtttagggtttttcgTGTCTAGTAATATTTCTTTCACAATATATACAAGAAAAGTGAAGATTTTAAGcggaaaaaatcaaacaaattcaataaaaaaagcaATTATGTATCTCAccgttagttttttttttttgtatttcaccttttttttatctatctatGGTGGGAGACCTTTCAATGTTTCCCATCATTGCATTCACATTGTTTGGAAGTTAGAGTAAATATACCCGCGTGTGTTTTGTCAAGTTCACTACCCAACATTTTTGAAATGCATAACTtgcaacgaaaaaaaaaaaactccacttCACAAAGAAAATCGGGGAGGGGGAGGGGATAATACAACACTCGATGTCAAAAAGTGAAGCACTGGCAGTGTGATCTCAAGTTTTCAGGTTCTTGCTCCCAATTGTAGTTGAATCAGACTGAAACTAGTTGTGGAGGCCATCTTCCAACTTTAACTAAGATctttatttatacaaaaatacacaacaaataaTAAGATAAGAACATGTCAAGAGTAACATACACATCCAATAATTATGAGGAACATA belongs to Glycine soja cultivar W05 chromosome 5, ASM419377v2, whole genome shotgun sequence and includes:
- the LOC114413761 gene encoding small glutamine-rich tetratricopeptide repeat-containing protein alpha, whose protein sequence is MDSSRNFLLSSHVAPSPPVKVKAQEIRVCTNRTCRRQGSFQTLETLSGLAPPNVAVKSCGCLGRCGGGPNLVVLPDGLIVGHCGTAARAAEVIATLFAGAGGHDPKTCLDALALRKRAEIEFAKRNFTEAELLLSQAIDLKPFGGIHITFKCRSFVRLELGNYSGALEDAEEALALAPGYSEAYICQGDAFLALNKFDLAEQSYSASLVIDPSIRHSKSFKARIAKLQEKLAAVKTL